Below is a window of Undibacterium sp. YM2 DNA.
CGGCAACTGAGTATTTCTGCGACGGGGGACATCGTATTGCACCTATTGCTCGAAAAAGAAGTGCACAAGGACGTGCAGGGGAGGGAGGTTGGGCCGCTGACGGGGTTGAATGTGCGTTTAAGTCACAAAACCCGTATTTGGCCATACTTTTTATCAATTTTTTTGCTCGATGAAGCTGGCAAGGAACATAAGTTGCTTATACTGCCAGATTCATTGAGCCCTGCTGCATTCCAGGCATTAAGAGTGAGCTTGATATGGATTAGTCAACATCAGGCGAGTTGACGTGAATTTTACTTCTGCTGAGGAACTTTTAGGAATCATGCGGACTCTGACAGTATATAAATCGCGTATGTTGACGGTAATAACATGCATTTGGGACGGGCTTTTCTCTTCCCATGCAAATCTAGGAATGAATGAGTGACGACAGAACGCGAAATTGATCAGCTATTGGTTGAGCGCGTCCAGCGTGGTGACAAAAAAGCATTCGAGCTTCTGGTTTCCAAATATCAAAGGAAATTAATGCG
It encodes the following:
- a CDS encoding protein YgfX; the protein is MTIALHIITRASRTLLTACFCMLALVHLSIWLLFSYKTMSFVFICMIVASSFCGNCYLVFKYWQRVQQSRQLSISATGDIVLHLLLEKEVHKDVQGREVGPLTGLNVRLSHKTRIWPYFLSIFLLDEAGKEHKLLILPDSLSPAAFQALRVSLIWISQHQAS